The genomic interval GTCTCGACGAAGTTGAAGGCGGCCCGTTTCCGCAGTGACGCCAGGTTCGCTTCCTTTACTTCGCGTGCGTAGTAGTCGGTGAACGCGTCAAGTCCCGTCACCTCGTACCCGCGCTCCAGTAGATGTTCGGATAGATGCGAGCCGATGAACCCCGCCGCCCCCGTTACGAGCGCCCTCATCTATCCTTCGCCTGCAACTGCGAGTCCCGACAACGCCGCCTCGCGCAGGGCATGCGTCGCGGAGGCCGGATTTTCAGCTCCATAGATGGCCGACGCCGCCACGAGAATCTCGGCGCCTGCCGCCACCAGTTCAGCGGCGTTCGCAGGGCTGACGCCGCCATCAACCTCGACCGGCGCACGGTTGCCGGCCGCATCGAGCAGGGCGCGCGCCTCGCCTACCCTCGCCGTGCTCTCGGGAATGAACAGTTGTCCTGCATAGCCCGGGTTGACGGACATCACGACTACGTAGTCCACCTGGTTCGCTACGGCCTTGAGCGCGTCAACCGGGGTTCCCGGATTGACTGCGGCGCCGGCGGCGAGGCCATGTGCACGGATCGCGGAGAGGGTCCGGTGCAGGTGAGGAGTTGCTTCGAGATGAACCGAAATCATCGCCGCGCCCGCCATCGCGAACGCCTCGATGTGCCGTTCCGGCTCGATCACCATCAGGTGGACGTCGAGCGGCACGCCGGCCACTCGTTTGAGTGCTTCGACAATCGGAATCCCTATCGAGATGTTCGGCACGAACCGCCCGTCCATGACGTCGACGTGCAGAAGGTCGGCGCCGCCGGCCTCTACCGCACGCGCGGCCTCACCCAGTGCGGCGAAGTCGCACGCCAGCACGGATGGCGCAATACGAACGGCAGGTGCTGTCACCGACTCACTTCCAGGGAGATTGCGTCGGCCTGAGTCACCTGATAGCCGGCGCTGGGCGCCTGATCGATCACGACGCCGGGGTCGATGCCCGGATACGGATGATCACCCACCACCGACACACGGAATCCGCGCGCCCGCAGGATGGCGGCGGCAGCCTCGCCATCCACACCAATCAAGTTCGGCATGACGTACGTCTGCCCGCGCTCCCCACGATTGACCAGCAGCGCGATCTGTTCGCCGCTGCCCGCCGGAGGCGGATCCTGCGCCACGACGGAGTTCGTGGGGTACCGGCTCGAACGGATCTCCGAAACGGCGTCGAGAATAAAGGCATTGTCGATCAGGCGCTGGCGCGCACCGGTTTCCGACTCGCCGATCAGCGACGGCGCTTCACCCGCGTTCGGGCCGGAGCTGATCCAGAGTTTCACGTTGCGGCGTCGGCGCGTGTTGACACCGGGCCGCGGATCCTGGGCAGCGATGCGTCCTGGTTCGATGGCAGGGTGAATCCTGCGCTGCGGATCGAAGCGGGCCTGCAGTCCCTGGTCGGACAGGATACGTATTGCCTCCTGCGGGGCAAGGCCGCGCAGGTCGGGGGTCGGCACCTCACGTGCCCGGATCGCCAGTTGTAGTCCGGCAAACGTGAAGAGCCCGAAAGTGCCGGCCAATGCGCCAGCGAGCAGGATGAGCCTGGCGACCCTATGCAGCCCGGCCGAGACCCTCATCAAACCTCCAGTTTAAGAGACACGCTCCCGCTCCGACAAGGCCGGCTCGCCTCACGCAGCCTTCCGCCGCAGGACGGCGCCGAAGAATGCATCGACACCGTCGCGGAACGGAAGCGTCCGGAAGTAGCCCGCATTGTCGACGAACGGTCGTGCGACCGGGCTCTCCGGTTGGATCAGCGTGAACGCGGTGCGGTCTTCCAGGAACTGTGCAACCACTTCCTCGTTCTCTTCGGGTTCGCTCGAGCAGGTCGAATAGACCAGCCGACCACCGCGACGCACGCACGCGGCGGCGCGGCGCAGCATCGCGAGTTGCCGATCGGCGAAGACGTGCAAGTCACGGGGTTCGCGGCGCCATTTGATGTCCGGGTCGCGGCGGACGATTCCAAGGCCGGAGCAGGGGGCGTCGAGGAGGACGTGGTCGAACCGTTCACCGAATGGGAGTGGCGCGGTTGCGTCCAGCCTGACAACCGCGACGTTGGAGAGGCCAAGGCGCTCCCGGGCGCGCTTGAGGAGCGAGACGCGATGCGGGCGGTGGTCGCAGGCGACAACCAGCGCGACGCCGTCGTCCTGGCGGCGGGCCGACGGCGCCGACACCTCCACGCGGGGCGCGGCAAGACCGGCGGTCTTGTTTCCTGGTGAGGCGCACAGGTCGAGAATCGTGCCGCCCGCAGGTAGCGTTACGAGTTCGAGAATCAGTTGCGAGGCTTCGTCCTGTATGACGAAGAGGCCCTCCGCCGCAAGCGGGGTCGAGGCCGGGTCGCCGACCTGGACGTGGAGTCCGTGAGGGGCGTGACGGGCAGGAGTCGTCCTGACGTCGTAGGCGGCGAGGGCGGTGGCGAGACCCGACGCACTGATCCGCGCGAGATTGGGACGCAGCGTGACAGGCGGAACGCCATTGTTGAAACGGGTCCAGTCGACGGCCGCGTCGAATCCGTGGCGATCGAGCCAGCGGGCAACAAGCCAGCGCGGGTGGGAAAGGGTGACGCCGAGATAGTCAAGGGCTGGTTCACGAGAAATGAGAGGATTCTCGGCGTTCTCCGGGCGCGTGTCATGCGCTGGCGCATCGGGAAGAGACAACGCCGGGGCACGCCGTGTATCAGCCAGGGCGCGAAGGACCGCGTTGACGAAGCCCGCGCCGCGAGGCTTGCCAATGACTCTGCTCAGCGTGACCGCGTCGGCGACGACAGC from Acidobacteriota bacterium carries:
- a CDS encoding PASTA domain-containing protein; this translates as MRVSAGLHRVARLILLAGALAGTFGLFTFAGLQLAIRAREVPTPDLRGLAPQEAIRILSDQGLQARFDPQRRIHPAIEPGRIAAQDPRPGVNTRRRRNVKLWISSGPNAGEAPSLIGESETGARQRLIDNAFILDAVSEIRSSRYPTNSVVAQDPPPAGSGEQIALLVNRGERGQTYVMPNLIGVDGEAAAAILRARGFRVSVVGDHPYPGIDPGVVIDQAPSAGYQVTQADAISLEVSR
- a CDS encoding 16S rRNA (cytosine(967)-C(5))-methyltransferase RsmB; translation: MTRQVAPARVAAHQVLRAVHLRRDLATALAAARRELNDPRDRALAGEIACGTLRWRNAIDHFLTQVSTRPLARISPPILDLLRAATYQIHWLDRIPPHAVVADAVTLSRVIGKPRGAGFVNAVLRALADTRRAPALSLPDAPAHDTRPENAENPLISREPALDYLGVTLSHPRWLVARWLDRHGFDAAVDWTRFNNGVPPVTLRPNLARISASGLATALAAYDVRTTPARHAPHGLHVQVGDPASTPLAAEGLFVIQDEASQLILELVTLPAGGTILDLCASPGNKTAGLAAPRVEVSAPSARRQDDGVALVVACDHRPHRVSLLKRARERLGLSNVAVVRLDATAPLPFGERFDHVLLDAPCSGLGIVRRDPDIKWRREPRDLHVFADRQLAMLRRAAACVRRGGRLVYSTCSSEPEENEEVVAQFLEDRTAFTLIQPESPVARPFVDNAGYFRTLPFRDGVDAFFGAVLRRKAA
- the rpe gene encoding ribulose-phosphate 3-epimerase codes for the protein MTAPAVRIAPSVLACDFAALGEAARAVEAGGADLLHVDVMDGRFVPNISIGIPIVEALKRVAGVPLDVHLMVIEPERHIEAFAMAGAAMISVHLEATPHLHRTLSAIRAHGLAAGAAVNPGTPVDALKAVANQVDYVVVMSVNPGYAGQLFIPESTARVGEARALLDAAGNRAPVEVDGGVSPANAAELVAAGAEILVAASAIYGAENPASATHALREAALSGLAVAGEG